Within the Dunckerocampus dactyliophorus isolate RoL2022-P2 chromosome 10, RoL_Ddac_1.1, whole genome shotgun sequence genome, the region CCCAAAATTCCAAGTgcgttttgttttatatttttctccTAATGTTACGCCTAAATATTTCAGCCTTGTGAtactaaaacattatttttcctcataatactacatTATTCTTTGTCACATGAAAgtacacattttttctcttaatattttgactttattcttctaaaataacctttgctgtttttttaaaagttttcctGTTcaactatatttttagaatgcgccgcgagccaataaaaaaacagctgcgggccgcaaatggccctcgggccgcgctctggacacccctggtatagaatTCTACAGGGCAATAAAAAGCTATTAAatgattaaatatatatatatatagaaataaACTGGATtgttttattaggtttttggccATTTAGTGtaaaaatactacaataatTTTTCCTCAAACATTTGCATTAAGTCGAAAAAATTCGGAAACCCCGCGTCGCTCTTGGTTTTGTCTGCATTTTCCTCAAAGGCCTCTTGCGTGAAGTGTGCATCTAAGGTGTTCTTTCTGAGCGCTATCAACTGGATGGCCATGTCCTTCAGTCCGTCTTCCATCCTTTCGATTTCAGCCATGGTCAGATGCGTCTGGCAACCCCTGCTCGCATTGTCCGCACCTGCGATCACATTGGAGACACGTGAGTGCAGCCAATGGACAATACTTTTGCGTCAGTGTTCACATAAGAAATACAATCGATTCAATGTTGATAAATGGTCACTTCAGCCACAAATGTCAGCAGAGTCAATATAGGTGGATGCTAGGGGCGCCGTGGCCTCCAGGGGGACTCTCCATTCCACTCCTGGAATATACCTCGGCTTTCTTCTGGATCTTCATCTTGATCTAGGATGCTCTCCACCACGTCTGCAGCTTCCGGTTCGGACTGATTGCGCAGCACGAGCAGAGCCTCCGCGCCTTCAGTGCGCCTGCGTTTCTCCTCACGGAGCTCAGTGCGCTTACTCCTCGGCTTGGGTGGCGTTGccttttctttcactttctTGCGTCCGAGGTTTTGCGTCGGAGCCCAGTCTTCATTTTCCACGTCATATAACGCACTGGGTTTCCCTGGAAGGACAACATCAAACATGAAGAATGACAACAGGTTCATAAATCATCGCAAGGCAATGTCGCGACCACACTCAAATCCGGCGCAGGGTGGCGGGAGCGAGGACGGAACGGCCAATCTTCAGTTTTCTGGGCGACcagctctacctcctgagccactgttGCCCCGGTTTTGGCCTAAATcgagcattttcaggcataaaaatgtctagaTGAGGCATTGAAAAGACACATCCAAAGATGTAATATGCAGTTttgcacactggtcactaggtgtcagtaatgtaccACTGATGGACACGAACCACCCAGCAAAGAcaacaatgctaacgtgtgagtctacattatgtctcatttatgtctatttcttattttctgcttttatgtctacaatattgggtaataggagtgtaaaggtgactataggggtgttatttcatgtttagagggctctaatcatgtaaaaaaacgtatttacaaggtctaactatgaaattattccatttatttaaaaaaattcctatTTTCCACGACGATGATGCTGAATGAGcgataggtaaggctgaaacacattgtagtgATTCATATAGTGTAGGCCTGTGGAAATAGCATCCACCACTGAAGCCATGGCATGCTCAGTCGCCCAGTCAACTGATGAACTTATCTAAATAGGGCAAGCTTGATGTTGGCATTTTGCCCTTAAGCTTGtcatttggaggaaataacgttgttgttatgtctgtccaTAATATGAAtcacaaaactgttttttcgagctccaaatgcaaaattttCCCTGCTCTAGGAGGGGGTACACCCCCCTGCCTCACCCTCCCCCCACTCGGTCGCTTCGCTCCCTCGCAAAAGGTCCGTTCACTCAGATTTTTGAACTCCCCCAAAAAATATCTGGTTACGGGCCggtgaggccaattttatgtccttaatttcaagagtttgttgttatttttatccttggaatatatcatttaagccaaaacattctatttataaaatgaccggtactcggagaaacccattttagctcaatttcctgaaatattttccaatttgaagcagctgtaaattccgaggatttgagtataattttatgtcactggggatcgcttttctggttaattttcattgagaatagacaacagttttccttgtagtcatgatgccagaacctttattttgcacctccaacTGAATAGCCATGTGCCTCAAAACGGGCGGGGGGGATTGTACACCCCCCTCTAAGTCCGCGCCTGGCATTAAATAAAGCGTATGAAACTCACTCCAAATGACTCGTTATGTAACTGAAAGCATAACAACACCAACACAAATGTTACAAATAGTGGTATAAAAGATAATCTCTAATTTTCACAATTGTGAATATTAGTTCGGTCCGAATATAATAACTGGCGTTCATAGCTGTCATTCACGTCTGTTGGCATTCACGTGCATGTCCATGGCGCGTACGCACACACTGTCTGAAAAGACGGTCGATCAGCACGTGAGGTTCATGTTGTTGTAACTATAGGCTATGCTCTCAATGCTAGCTAACATTAGTAGCCGTACAGTCGCTGACGTAACATAACTCGTGCTTGCACGTGCGTTACGTCTGCGGCGTTCAGGTGAGAGAACCGGAAGTTGGCGCCTTCGAGGCTGCTAGGGGAACCCGTTGCAAACGGTTCTTTTACTAAAcaggcattttattttcaagttCATACAGACCTTTCACAAAGTGGTCACTGCAAACTCGAGCGTGTACAGACTCGGCTCCGCTCGACGAGAGCGACAGGTTCAGTAGCCACCTATCTCTGCGTTTTTGGGTTGTTTcttcaacttttttccctttgtgATAGATTATTTTAGGAACCCTGTAGTAACTTTTCCCGTAGTTCCTATTCGAACGATTCCCACATGCGAGAACAGCGCATGTATGTGGCATTTTCGCTCCGGTTTCACCTGACGTCTCGCTACGACGACGCTTGTTTGCCCCCCATCTTCTCCAGCCCGTGACTGACGATGGCAAACGGACGTGATGTCACGAAATCTCtgctctctgattggctgatgtgTGGCGTTGCAAGCGGTGTCAAGGTAGCATTACTAACGCCGAAATTGATCATCTTTGGTATGTAACGCTACCCACCTAATTGGTCGTGGTAAGACAATAATGACTCAAACgtgtttttgaatgttttatttttttattgttcaatTCTTACTTTAAATGTAGTTAATGCAATCGCGTGGGAGACGTTTATTTTGAAACGTTGTCTAGTAATCTTCCTGTAAATCTATCTGGCTTGACAATGCTTGACTGCATAACAGAAGGTTAGCGGGATTGACAGCCAGTCATCGTGGAAACACAAGCAGGGATTAACGACATTGTCGTAGGGAAGCAGTTTATGTTGTTATGAGAAGAGGCCGCTGGCTGTCGTAGGACTGTGGTAATAACACCCGTTGCGCTACATTTCCATGAATAATCACAAATATCTGCTTGTAGCATATCGCTACCTTAACCGGCTAGCTTGCTCGCTCTTGTGTCGCTCTGCTTTGGCAGTTGTCACGTGGTTTACATTCTTATTATTGATAAGCCGACTAAAACGATAACATTTTTTGCGGCGCAGGCCACCAAAGTCTTCTCCGGAGCTCTTCTTGTTTACGCCCGTGTTGTCTCATCTTTGAGTCAGGGTTGTCAATAAATAACAGTTGGAGCTCATTCGTGCAAGGAATGCTATATAGCTATAAAGGTACACTATTGGGTTACGAAGGCTAGTCTTTCGGAACAATGGGCTCTCAGGTCTATGGATTCAGCTGTGTTGTACAATTAGTATGACCTTTAGTGAcccctgtgtgtgtttccagTCCACAGACCATGGCGGCGGTTCCTCCGCTGCTGCGGACCGACTCGGCCCGGGGAGAGTTTTCCCCCCTGAAGCATTTCGTGGTGGCCAAGAAGACGATAAGCGACGTTTTTGAGCAGCTACTCGACTACGTGACCGAGACCTCCAAGTTTGTGGAAGGTGAGCTGCTTTGTTTATTATCTGTCCAACGAGGAACGTCTTCTGTTTCGCCACGAGCCTGGAGTATGCGTACGGGAATGGGTTTGCGTGATCATGCAGGAAATATGTCCGGTATGTGCTCAGAATGTAACCAGGCCGTTTTATTTACCCGACACGGTGGCGCGTTTACAATTTGTCATCTGTTGCGTTATTTATATTACACagtttatttttgctttgtggATTGTTTTGgaaatgaatatactgtaaacatgTTTATTCTATGTTTAGATATGAACATGTAGTGAGAAATGTTTAAGCAAGATGTTATGTTGGTCCAACAGAAACATGCGAGAACAAAGCTCTGGAGCACATTGCAAGTCCGGACCAAAAGTTTGAGATCCAGGCGTATGCGGACAAGCTTGCTGTCATCAAGGAGGTGCTGGCTCGCAGGCACATGAAAGTGGCCTTTTTTGGCAGGTAAATACACTCAGAACCTGCAGTAGAAACCTTGCCTTGTCCACcagagcagtggttctctaCTGGCGAGGCGGgccccaaaagtgggtcgcaggCAGCAAGTCAAAAGTTCCATTCAAATATGGAATACACAACTGATATCTGACTTATTTTAAAGTAAATTGGGCAATATTTTAGTCACCTTTTTCCTTGGCGTGCGCACATTGcacagttataagtgaaatatctgatgTTGTggtctttttaatatttcattttactttacgtattatttgtatgcatgcagttcttcctcatttccttgacaaaatgcctattattgtttcaaaagatgacaggtgatttaaaaaaaaaaagcaaaaacaaatgcatttgcTTGGTGTGActtaaaaaagtataaaaaatatcaatagataaatataaaatagaaaTGACTTTAATAAGTGTACAATATAGCAAAAATAACTTtaagtaaaagtgtaaaagaacaaatacaatcagtggggaaaaaaatgcaaataataaaaattgaaatacaagtgtaaaaaataatcaaaattaatgaagtgtaaaaaaaattaaagtgtaaaaataaataaataaaaatgtaaacaataatccaaataaaaatgacttaaatcaaaagtgtaaaataaataaataaaaataacttaaaaatgtaaaaaacaaaacttgtagaaataaaagtgggtcgtgGCTGAATGACCGGTGGGAAATGTGCGTCCCAGGTTGAcgccatttgagaacccctgcactccagcaggggttttcaaagtctgACGTGGGCCTTCCACCTTGTGTACTCTTAGGACAAGTAACGGTAAAAGCACAGTGGTTAACGCCATGCTGAGGGACCGCGTGCTGCCCAGCGGGATTGGCCACACCACCAACTGCTTCCTGAGCGTGGAGGGTACAGACGAGGACAAGGCCTACCTCAAGACGGAGGGCTCAGAGGAGGAGAAGAGCATCAAggtaaatgttactttattcaCAGCTCTAGAAAGGCACGGCGTCCTGCATAAAGAGACATAAAACAAATCCGAGTCttaagtatactgtatatctccaTGTATACAGGATGGATAAGTCTAATTCCAGTTCATACTGTGGGAAGTTGTGCAGCAAAGCAGGATAACCGGTTTGACGTGATGAAATTATAGCTGCGTTTTCACACTGCTGCAGCCATTCAATATTTTTCCACCCTGAGATTTGGTTTGTTAAATGCATACATACTAGCAGACCCGTCCACCCTTTCATTTTCTACCACGAGCTGCAGCCCGCGCTGTGTGCCGGTCAGTCACGTAGCACTTATCAACAAACATCGTTCATACTCGCACTCTTACGTGCGAAGCTTGCTTTATGCTTCTGCTTTCGTCACTGAGCAGGAATGGATACTAAGCTGGCTGCACAAAAGTCAGTCGTCCGTAACGCTTTTTACCAGTGAGCCAGGCGAATAACTATGCTGtgaaaatgtatatttgtatattaagtGGTATATTAAGTGTACGCTCACCAACCCTGCAGACCGTCAACCAGCTGGCTCATGCGCTGCACATGGATGACAGTCTGGACGCCGGCTGTCTCGTTCGTGTTTTTTGGCCAAAGACCAAGTGCGCCCTGCTTCGGGACGACCTGGTGCTGGTGGAcaggtatacagtacatatagtatagtatagtatagtatagtatagtatagtgtagGGCTGCACCATCCTGCAGAAAAATGTGAATCACAGTCACAGTCTCGCTc harbors:
- the plaat1 gene encoding phospholipase A and acyltransferase 1 isoform X1, yielding MPHTCAVLACGNRSNRNYGKSYYRVPKIIYHKGKKVEETTQKRRDRWLLNLSLSSSGAESVHARVCSDHFVKGKPSALYDVENEDWAPTQNLGRKKVKEKATPPKPRSKRTELREEKRRRTEGAEALLVLRNQSEPEAADVVESILDQDEDPEESRGADNASRGCQTHLTMAEIERMEDGLKDMAIQLIALRKNTLDAHFTQEAFEENADKTKSDAGFPNFFDLMQMFEEKLL